Sequence from the Methanosarcina siciliae T4/M genome:
AAAGACTCAAAAGTTATCGGGCTTGTAGGTGCAGGAAATCAGGCAAGAACCCAGCTTGAAGCCCTCTGTGAGGTTTTTGAGCCAGAAATTGTGAGAATCACTTCAAGAACAAAGGAAAGCTGTGACCAATTCATCAAGGAAATGTCCGACATCGTGCCCTGTGAAATCCTTTATGAGGAAAGCATTGAAAAGGTCTGCAACTGCGATATCCTCGTCACGACAACCCCCACCAGAAAACCGATCGTAAAAGCCAGCTGGGTCAAGGAAGGGACTCATATAAATGCAATAGGGGCAGATGCTGTGGGAAAAGAAGAACTTGACCCCGAACTCCTCCTCCGCTCCAAGATCATTGTCGACGACGTGGTACAGGCGCTCCATTCCGGGGAGGTAAACGTACCCCTCTCCAAGCACTATATCTCGGAAAATGACATTCACGCCCAGTTCGGAGAAGTTATAGTCGGCCTCAAGCCCGGTAGGACAAGCGAAGAGGAAATTACTATCTTCGACTCCACAGGGCTTGCTATTCAGGATGTAGCAACCGCGCATATGATTTATGAGAGGGCTGTACGGGAAGGGTTTGGCAGACAGGTACGGATGTTCTGAAATCTCTTTACCATTTCCACTTCTACTGTGACGTACAAAGTGATATCTGAATGAGAGAGACAAAATATTCTGAGGAAATGTCCCCTTTGTTCAGGAGAATATTTCTTTTAATTTATGAATACCAATTTTTAATTCCAGCTAAAAATAGGCGTCTCTGTCAGCTCAGAATTATTATAAAGAGGGGCTTCCTCTGAGATTCACATTTCATAATTTTTAAATGTATACTTTTACAACGAAAATGAAAGTTATATATAGATTTTAGAAACTTTTGAAGTTTGAGTTTTGAGATTTTAGATCAG
This genomic interval carries:
- the ala gene encoding alanine dehydrogenase produces the protein MEVLWLAQEEVKSVVDMHSDMQVVERAFRQHGLGKVQMPPKSYLYYTAYNGDLRTMPAYLEEEDITGVKIVNVHPGNPMRNLPTVMALIVLLSPETGAPVAIMDGTYLTDIRTGAAGGIAAKYLARKDSKVIGLVGAGNQARTQLEALCEVFEPEIVRITSRTKESCDQFIKEMSDIVPCEILYEESIEKVCNCDILVTTTPTRKPIVKASWVKEGTHINAIGADAVGKEELDPELLLRSKIIVDDVVQALHSGEVNVPLSKHYISENDIHAQFGEVIVGLKPGRTSEEEITIFDSTGLAIQDVATAHMIYERAVREGFGRQVRMF